In Arthrobacter sp. SLBN-83, one DNA window encodes the following:
- a CDS encoding class I SAM-dependent methyltransferase yields MNSLQHPLFARAFARAVGGMDRRGAAEHRRRILAGLHGSVIEIGAGAGSSFALYPSTVSRVLALEPDHYLRGVAQQAAASASVPVTVVDAAAEQIPAETGSADAVVASLVLCSVKDQAGVLAEIRRVLRPGGTLAFYEHVRSAHPLLARVEDVLTPVWGRFMGGCHLNRDTLAAITAAGFSVQDNERFGFAVQRLNPSLAHILGHAVSPGPPG; encoded by the coding sequence ATGAACAGCCTCCAGCACCCGCTGTTCGCCCGTGCCTTCGCGCGCGCTGTCGGCGGCATGGACCGGCGCGGGGCAGCCGAACACCGCCGCCGCATCCTGGCCGGGCTGCACGGATCGGTGATTGAGATTGGGGCGGGTGCGGGATCGTCCTTTGCGCTTTACCCCTCCACAGTCAGCCGCGTCCTGGCCCTGGAACCTGATCACTATCTAAGGGGCGTGGCACAGCAGGCCGCTGCTTCCGCGAGCGTTCCGGTGACCGTTGTCGATGCCGCCGCGGAGCAGATTCCCGCGGAAACCGGCAGCGCCGACGCCGTGGTGGCCAGCCTTGTCCTTTGCAGCGTCAAGGACCAGGCAGGAGTGCTCGCAGAGATCCGCCGGGTCCTGCGCCCCGGTGGCACCCTTGCCTTTTACGAGCACGTCCGCTCCGCCCATCCTCTCCTGGCGAGGGTGGAAGACGTGCTGACCCCGGTGTGGGGCCGGTTCATGGGCGGCTGCCACCTTAACCGGGACACCCTTGCCGCCATCACCGCCGCAGGCTTTAGCGTGCAGGACAACGAGCGGTTCGGCTTCGCCGTGCAGCGGTTGAATCCTTCCCTCGCCCACATCCTGGGCCATGCGGTCAGTCCCGGGCCACCCGGCTGA
- a CDS encoding CPBP family glutamic-type intramembrane protease, translating to MRPISPPSARRQVAAAVLPAVVPAVMLAVFRQAVRMFGDRRGYQAGFAAYWAMCWGLALAVAGLPRLAGLWRTSGSPGRHERRLFWSVLLLPPAGAITTELIPNARKAGATAALAAVGIGVTNAMAEEALWRGVPMAVFPGRKVLGWLWPSAGFIAWHLVPLSVRPHPRGRWPVLLGAGLIGLGYGWAAQMSGSLLAVSIAHAATDSCGVRAARTIWLPSGGEATG from the coding sequence GTGCGTCCGATCAGCCCTCCTTCCGCGCGGCGCCAGGTGGCGGCCGCAGTCCTGCCGGCAGTGGTGCCCGCGGTAATGCTGGCCGTCTTCCGCCAAGCCGTTCGCATGTTCGGTGACCGGCGCGGCTACCAGGCAGGGTTTGCCGCATACTGGGCAATGTGCTGGGGCCTGGCGCTCGCAGTGGCCGGCCTGCCCCGGCTGGCCGGTCTTTGGCGGACATCCGGTTCACCGGGGCGGCACGAGCGAAGGTTGTTCTGGAGCGTTCTGCTGCTGCCGCCGGCCGGTGCCATCACCACCGAATTGATCCCCAACGCCAGGAAAGCAGGCGCGACGGCGGCACTCGCCGCCGTCGGCATCGGCGTCACCAATGCCATGGCTGAAGAGGCGCTGTGGCGGGGCGTACCAATGGCTGTCTTCCCCGGCCGGAAAGTCCTTGGCTGGCTGTGGCCTTCGGCGGGATTCATCGCCTGGCACCTGGTTCCGCTCTCCGTCCGGCCCCATCCCAGGGGCCGCTGGCCCGTGCTGCTCGGTGCGGGGCTGATAGGGCTGGGATACGGATGGGCGGCCCAAATGAGCGGTTCACTCCTGGCAGTGTCCATCGCGCACGCCGCCACCGATTCCTGCGGCGTCCGGGCAGCACGCACCATCTGGTTGCCTTCGGGTGGGGAGGCAACTGGATGA
- a CDS encoding 2,3-butanediol dehydrogenase → MKAARFHARKDIRIEDIPEPELRAGAVKIDVAWCGICGTDLHEYLEGPIFCPAPGHPHPLSHEESPVTLGHEFSGTVAEVGEGVEGLAVGDNVVVEPYFVDGDCDMCQAGSYHLCRQMGFIGLSGGGGGLSEKIVVDQRWVHPIGDIPLDEAALIEPLSVAHHAVARSGVKEGDVALVGGSGPIGLLTAAVLKGMGVTTIISELTQARKEKATSSGVADHVLDPSQEDVPERVRELTGGTGADVAFECAGVNAVLDTMLDAVRPGAVVVNVSIWGAPATVDMQKIVLKEIDLRGTIAYVRDHPAVIKMVQEGKVDLKPFITGRIALEDLVEQGFDTLINHKDTAVKVLVHP, encoded by the coding sequence ATGAAGGCAGCACGTTTCCACGCCCGCAAGGACATCCGGATCGAGGACATCCCGGAGCCGGAGCTGCGGGCGGGGGCGGTGAAGATCGACGTCGCCTGGTGCGGCATCTGCGGCACCGACCTGCACGAGTACCTGGAGGGGCCCATCTTCTGCCCCGCGCCGGGGCATCCGCACCCGCTGTCCCACGAGGAGTCCCCGGTGACCCTGGGGCACGAATTCTCCGGGACTGTGGCTGAGGTTGGCGAAGGCGTGGAGGGGCTGGCAGTGGGTGACAACGTCGTCGTCGAACCCTACTTTGTGGACGGCGACTGCGATATGTGCCAGGCGGGCAGCTACCACCTGTGCCGGCAGATGGGCTTCATCGGGCTTTCCGGCGGCGGGGGAGGGCTGAGCGAGAAGATCGTGGTGGACCAGCGCTGGGTGCACCCCATCGGGGACATCCCGCTGGACGAGGCCGCCCTGATAGAACCGCTGTCCGTGGCCCATCATGCGGTGGCGCGCAGTGGCGTCAAGGAAGGCGACGTTGCCCTGGTGGGCGGGTCCGGGCCCATCGGCCTGCTCACCGCGGCCGTCCTGAAGGGCATGGGCGTGACCACGATCATCAGCGAGCTCACCCAGGCCCGGAAGGAAAAGGCCACCTCCAGCGGCGTCGCGGACCATGTGCTGGATCCCAGCCAGGAGGACGTCCCGGAGCGTGTGCGCGAGCTGACCGGCGGCACCGGGGCGGACGTCGCGTTCGAGTGCGCGGGTGTGAATGCCGTGCTGGACACCATGCTCGACGCCGTGCGGCCCGGCGCCGTGGTGGTCAACGTGTCCATCTGGGGCGCGCCGGCCACGGTGGACATGCAAAAGATCGTGCTCAAGGAGATCGACCTGCGCGGCACCATCGCCTACGTCCGCGACCACCCGGCCGTCATCAAGATGGTGCAGGAGGGCAAGGTGGACCTGAAGCCGTTCATCACCGGCCGGATCGCCCTGGAGGACCTGGTGGAGCAGGGCTTCGACACCCTGATCAACCACAAAGACACCGCAGTGAAGGTGCTGGTGCATCCGTAG